Sequence from the Actinomyces slackii genome:
AGGCCCAGGCCGCGGGCGATGCCAAGAAGATCGCCGAGGCAGAGGCAGCGCTGACCGCCCGCCGCGCCTGGCTGGACCAGGTGCGGCGCTCCGCCAAGGCCTGAGGCCGCGGACTGCTCAGATGGGCCGCTGTCTCCCCGCAGAGGGAGGCAGCGGCCCATCGCCGTGGTCAGCGCGGGCACCATCGCCGCTGGGGCCGCCCACCGAGGCGCCTGAGTCCCACCGCGCAGCGGCGGGGTCCACGCCCTGGGCCCTGGCGCCGACCTCGACGACTGCTCTGAGCCAGGCGGCCAGGCCCACGGCGCGCCGGTCGTAGTGCCGGGCGAAGCGCTCGTCGGAGGTGTATCTGCGGGCGATGAGCACCTGCTTGGCCACTGAGACCTCGAACCATCGGTTGAGATCGGCGCGATGATGCTCGGCCAGTTCGTTGGCGCGCCGGCTGCCCGGCTCCACACCCTGGACGAAGGCCTGGGCCAGGTCGGCCTCCAGGTCCTCGGTCTCCTCATGGGCCCGGATCCAGTCCGGCTTGGACATGCGGGCCTGGCGGCGGGCGGCCTCGGCCCAATCCTGAGTGCCGCCCCACCGCTCCTCGGCCTCCTGGGCGTAGGACGGCCCCCAGTCGGAATCCCAGATCTCGGCCTGCTCGGCGGCGCTCAGCGATTGACCCATGGCCCGCCTGCCCATCATGGTGTCGATGGCTCGCACCATCGCCTGCATCCGGCAGATCCGCTCCTCCAGCAGCTCGCGCTGGCGCGCAAGATGGGCCGCGGCGTCGCTGCCCGGCTCGGC
This genomic interval carries:
- a CDS encoding MerR family transcriptional regulator, producing MTDTTGPGSGMTVGALASLMGLSVRTLHYWDEIGLVVPSRRSRAGYRLYSEEDAQRVQQVLVYRQTGLSLAEIGRVLAEPGSDAAAHLARQRELLEERICRMQAMVRAIDTMMGRRAMGQSLSAAEQAEIWDSDWGPSYAQEAEERWGGTQDWAEAARRQARMSKPDWIRAHEETEDLEADLAQAFVQGVEPGSRRANELAEHHRADLNRWFEVSVAKQVLIARRYTSDERFARHYDRRAVGLAAWLRAVVEVGARAQGVDPAAARWDSGASVGGPSGDGARADHGDGPLPPSAGRQRPI